A genome region from Panicum virgatum strain AP13 chromosome 4K, P.virgatum_v5, whole genome shotgun sequence includes the following:
- the LOC120703645 gene encoding arogenate dehydrogenase 2, chloroplastic-like isoform X1: MASSLRHFAGPACIPAPAPASAGAGASGATCLLRRYTPDFCAFAALRPIRPAAAFSAANPLASPAEHEQRQQQQQAVPCHDGDPPAPSPSPSPPPPPPSPAPAPLRVGIVGFGNFGQFIAGGIQRQGHAVLAASRSDYSDYCAGRGIPFFTSVDALCEEQPDVLLICSSILSTEAVVRAIPFHKLRPDTIVADVLSVKQFPRNLLLEILPLGFGIVCTHPMFGPESGKNGWGKLPFVYDKVRVTEDGDQAVKCEQFLSIFEHEGCRMVEMSCAEHDRYAAGSQFITHTIGRVLSQLNLKTTPINTKGYESLLQLTHNTVSDSFDLYYGLFMYNINATEQLDNLERAFESVRQMLYGRLHDLLRKQIVERVPVTTISSEKLENSRSNSFATSPLSPIITEENKHVSSITSVASPTNILQPTTSSTG; this comes from the exons AtggcctcctccctccgccatttcgccggccccgcctgcatccccgcccccgcccccgcctccgccggggccggggcgtCCGGCGCCACCTGCTTGCTGCGCCGCTACACCCCCGACTTCTGCGCCTTCGCGGCGCTCCGCCCGAtcaggcccgccgccgccttctccgccGCGAATCCACTCGCCTCTCCGGCCGAGCACGagcagcgccagcagcagcagcaggccgtcCCGTGCCACGACGGCGACCCACCggccccgtcgccgtcgccatcgccgccgccgccgccgccgtccccggccccggcgccgcTGCGGGTGGGGATCGTCGGGTTCGGCAACTTCGGGCAGTTCATCGCGGGGGGCATCCAGCGGCAGGGCCACGCCGTGCTGGCGGCCTCCAGATCCGACTACTCCGACTACTGCGCCGGCCGCGGGATCCCCTTCTTCACGAGCGTCGACGCGCTCTGCGAGGAGCAGCCGGACGTGCTGCTCATCTGCAGCTCCATCCTGTCCACGGAGGCCGTCGTCCGCGCCATCCCATTCCACAAGCTCCGCCCCGACACCATCGTCGCTGACGTGCTCTCCGTCAAGCAGTTCCCTCGCAACCTCCTCCTCGAG ATTCTTCCACTGGGGTTTGGGATTGTCTGCACGCACCCGATGTTCGGGCCAGAGAGCGGTAAAAATGGCTGGGGTAAGCTCCCATTCGTCTACGACAAGGTTAGGGTGACAGAAGATGGGGATCAAGCAGTCAAATGCGAACAATTCTTGAGCATATTTGAGCATGAG GGATGTAGGATGGTGGAGATGTCATGCGCGGAGCATGATCGCTATGCCGCAGGAAGTCAATTTATCACACACACAATTGGGAG GGTTTTGTCACAACTGAACCTAAAGACAACTCCAATTAACACAAAGGGTTACGAGAGCTTGTTGCAACTT ACTCATAACACTGTAAGTGATAGTTTTGATCTATACTATGGGCTTTTTATGTACAATATCAATGCCACGGAGCAG CTTGATAATTTGGAGCGGGCATTTGAGAGTGTGAGACAGATGTTGTATGGTCGGCTCCATGATTTACTACGAAAGCAAATCGTGGAGAGAGTCCCCGTGACAACGATCTCTTCAGAAAAATTGGAAAATAGCAGGTCAAATTCTTTCGCAACATCTCCCTTATCGCCTATAATAACAGAAGAGAATAAACATGTATCTTCAATTACTTCTGTAGCATCTCCTACTAATATTTTACAACCTACCACTTCCAGTACAGGGTAA
- the LOC120703646 gene encoding heavy metal-associated isoprenylated plant protein 29-like, producing MTIVEMHVNIDCDGCEGKVRRALERLEGVHSVSIDRMHGKVTVMGSVSQKKVLRAARRTGRLAVLWPSAYNNPAYHHAYAQPPPEHHAKLPAQAQAQAHHHHYYSSVPRGGFSFSAVAAGRKPAVAQYPQAKASSYNYHVHGYYDSELYGNYHEQPDVVPAAVRNYFSDENPSACSIM from the exons ATGACG ATCGTGGAGATGCATGTGAACATCGACTGCGACGGCTGCGAGGGCAAGGTCAGGAGGGCCCTCGAAAGGCTTGAAG GAGTGCACAGCGTGAGCATAGACAGGATGCACGGCAAGGTGACGGTGATGGGGTCGGTGAGCCAGAAGAAGGTGctccgggcggcgcggcgcacgggCAGGCTCGCCGTGCTGTGGCCGTCCGCCTACAACAACCCGGCGTACCACCACGCCTACGCGCAGCCACCGCCGGAGCACCACGCCAAGCTGcccgcgcaggcgcaggcgcaggcgcaccaccaccactactACAGCAGCGTCCCGCGCGGCGGCTTCTCGTTCTCGGCGGTGGCCGCCGGCAGGaagccggcggtggcgcagtACCCCCAGGCCAAGGCCAGCTCGTACAACTACCACGTGCACGGCTACTACGACTCCGAGCTCTACGGGAACTACCATGAGCAGCCGGACGTCGTGCCGGCCGCCGTGAGGAACTACTTCAGCGACGAGAACCCGAGCGCTTGCTCGATCATGTGA
- the LOC120703645 gene encoding arogenate dehydrogenase 1, chloroplastic-like isoform X2: MASSLRHFAGPACIPAPAPASAGAGASGATCLLRRYTPDFCAFAALRPIRPAAAFSAANPLASPAEHEQRQQQQQAVPCHDGDPPAPSPSPSPPPPPPSPAPAPLRVGIVGFGNFGQFIAGGIQRQGHAVLAASRSDYSDYCAGRGIPFFTSVDALCEEQPDVLLICSSILSTEAVVRAIPFHKLRPDTIVADVLSVKQFPRNLLLEGCRMVEMSCAEHDRYAAGSQFITHTIGRVLSQLNLKTTPINTKGYESLLQLTHNTVSDSFDLYYGLFMYNINATEQLDNLERAFESVRQMLYGRLHDLLRKQIVERVPVTTISSEKLENSRSNSFATSPLSPIITEENKHVSSITSVASPTNILQPTTSSTG; this comes from the exons AtggcctcctccctccgccatttcgccggccccgcctgcatccccgcccccgcccccgcctccgccggggccggggcgtCCGGCGCCACCTGCTTGCTGCGCCGCTACACCCCCGACTTCTGCGCCTTCGCGGCGCTCCGCCCGAtcaggcccgccgccgccttctccgccGCGAATCCACTCGCCTCTCCGGCCGAGCACGagcagcgccagcagcagcagcaggccgtcCCGTGCCACGACGGCGACCCACCggccccgtcgccgtcgccatcgccgccgccgccgccgccgtccccggccccggcgccgcTGCGGGTGGGGATCGTCGGGTTCGGCAACTTCGGGCAGTTCATCGCGGGGGGCATCCAGCGGCAGGGCCACGCCGTGCTGGCGGCCTCCAGATCCGACTACTCCGACTACTGCGCCGGCCGCGGGATCCCCTTCTTCACGAGCGTCGACGCGCTCTGCGAGGAGCAGCCGGACGTGCTGCTCATCTGCAGCTCCATCCTGTCCACGGAGGCCGTCGTCCGCGCCATCCCATTCCACAAGCTCCGCCCCGACACCATCGTCGCTGACGTGCTCTCCGTCAAGCAGTTCCCTCGCAACCTCCTCCTCGAG GGATGTAGGATGGTGGAGATGTCATGCGCGGAGCATGATCGCTATGCCGCAGGAAGTCAATTTATCACACACACAATTGGGAG GGTTTTGTCACAACTGAACCTAAAGACAACTCCAATTAACACAAAGGGTTACGAGAGCTTGTTGCAACTT ACTCATAACACTGTAAGTGATAGTTTTGATCTATACTATGGGCTTTTTATGTACAATATCAATGCCACGGAGCAG CTTGATAATTTGGAGCGGGCATTTGAGAGTGTGAGACAGATGTTGTATGGTCGGCTCCATGATTTACTACGAAAGCAAATCGTGGAGAGAGTCCCCGTGACAACGATCTCTTCAGAAAAATTGGAAAATAGCAGGTCAAATTCTTTCGCAACATCTCCCTTATCGCCTATAATAACAGAAGAGAATAAACATGTATCTTCAATTACTTCTGTAGCATCTCCTACTAATATTTTACAACCTACCACTTCCAGTACAGGGTAA